From the Pomacea canaliculata isolate SZHN2017 linkage group LG4, ASM307304v1, whole genome shotgun sequence genome, one window contains:
- the LOC112561615 gene encoding SH2B adapter protein 2-like: protein MCKDQHDVKVGVLHSMASLVNGEKAGEHATNDFCEKHATKVAQNFVREFIAFDRNTPSTGRSRDPFDYARKFSESFLRHFEYELKRSSFTIEHRAEVNNSGHDGAASAQDTRSTGDHQNGDTDDYAEQDSSPERGVSPTRKHPKGILRRLSFRNIRKSKLFKQGSEEAETGGDSNHLHPSQTHYRKGKKHDKKEKLNSRSAWSNGDVCVKKDGIVNVLTGEDSRGKSRWERTRLVLLQTTGGNLLEFYSPPKSLKPRAGLFCMLIQEVRETSDLEMPDRENTFVLKGDGPMEYVIEAQDATELKHWLQAVRQCLSSPPTTSEGVTVVMRPRLPTAPSGSIERKDSGQLTTAHRSSSSGSLGNAMPDIPPRPSPRPWSMVHPHDPLLLGASAHMSEVTSSPDQSTQHEGENSIDQKLLEYPWFHGMLSRADAAQLVLQQGPSGHGVFLVRKSETRTGEYVLTFNFQGRAKHLRLNINNDRKCRVQHLWFETIFDMLEHFRTHPIPLESGGTSDVTLTDYIVAMERPRTPATLPRSSPRSIAAGHGAAATAAAAAPTAGHGSGPGMRTSLSAPHHGHFDNRDVVMLSGSVRSRTSSIENVVREQTSNGHQHGRAVENHYSFV from the exons ATGTGCAAGGACCAACATGATGTGAAGGTGGGGGTACTACATTCAATGGCTTCCTTAGTCAACGGGGAGAAGGCGGGTGAGCACGCAACAAACGACTTTTGCGAAAAGCATGCGACTAAAGTTGCCCAGAATTTTGTCCGAGAGTTCATAGCCTTCGATCGCAACACTCCCAGCACTGGTAGGTCCAGAGATCCTTTCGATTATGCCAGAAAATTCTCCGAGTCCTTTCTTCGTCATTTCGAATACGAACTCAAGAGATCGTCGTTTACGATCGAACACAGGGCGGAAGTAAATAACTCGGGACACGATGGAGCAGCAAGCGCCCAAGACACCAGAAGCACAGGAGACCATCAAAATGGCGATACAGATGACTATGCCGAGCAGGACAGTAGTCCAGAGAGAGGAGTTAGTCCAACACGAAAGCATCCGAAAGGAATTTTGCGCAGATTATCCTTTAGAAACATTCGGAAATCGAAACTGTTCAAGCAAGGATCAGAGGAGGCGGAGACTGGGGGGGATTCAAACCACTTGCATCCTTCGCAGACTCATTACCGAAAAGGGAAGAAAcatgataaaaaggaaaaacttaaTTCACGGTCGGCATGGTCGAatggagatgtgtgtgtgaagaaagatGGCATTGTGAATGTACTTACTGGTGAAGATTCACGAGGGAAATCCCGTTGGGAAAGGACCAGATTGGTGTTGCTTCAGACAACTGGAGGAAATCTTCTGGAGTTTTATTCTCCGCCAAAG tctttgaaGCCACGAGCTGGGTTGTTCTGTATGCTGATACAGGAGGTGAGAGAGACTTCAGACCTAGAGATGCCAGAcagagaaaacacttttgttcTGAAG GGTGATGGACCGATGGAGTATGTCATCGAAGCCCAAGATGCAACAGAACTTAAGCACTGGTTGCAGGCGGTACGTCAGTGCCTCTCCTCACCCCCTACCACTTCAGAAGGAGTTACAGTTGTAAT GAGGCCGCGGCTACCCACTGCTCCATCAGGTTCTATAGAAAGAAAAG ACTCTGGTCAGCTGACCACAGCGCACCGCAGTTCCTCTTCTGGAAGCCTAGGCAATGCCATGCCTGATATCCCGCCCCGACCATCACCAAGGCCTTGGAGTATGGTGCACCCCCATGATCCGCTTCTGCTTGGTGCTAGTGCACACATGTCTGAAGTGACCAGTTCCCCAG ACCAAAGTACGCAGCATGAGGGAGAGAATTCCATTGACCAGAAGCTGTTGGAGTACCCATGGTTCCATGGGATGTTGTCTCGGGCTGACGCTGCTCAGCTGGTCTTGCAGCAGGGTCCTTCAGGACATGGGGTGTTTCTTGTTCGCAAGAGTGAAACGCGGACTGGAGAGTATGTCCTCACCTTCAATTTCCAGGGGCGAGCAAAG CATTTGCGACTAAACATTAACAACGACCGCAAGTGTCGTGTGCAGCACCTGTGGTTCGAGACCATTTTCGACATGTTGGAGCACTTCCGCACGCATCCCATTCCCCTGGAGTCGGGCGGCACTTCCGACGTCACCCTCACCGACTACATCGTGGCCATGGAACGGCCTCGCACCCCGGCCACTCTTCCACGCAGCTCCCCTCGATCGATCGCGGCAGGTCACGGTGCAGCAGCaaccgccgccgccgccgctcCCACCGCAGGTCACGGGAGTGGGCCTGGGATGCGAACCTCCCTATCGGCCCCGCATCACGGACACTTTGACAACCGCGACGTCGTCATGCTCAGCGGCTCCGTGCGCTCGCGGACCTCCTCCATCGAGAACGTGGTGCGGGAACAGACGAGCAACGGCCATCAGCATGGACGGGCCGTGGAAAACCATTACTCCTTTGTTTAA
- the LOC112561616 gene encoding protein unc-93 homolog A-like: protein MPLLRLFHSPLAPKMEGAEKRTVIMIAIVFQIVFTGYRAIQNLQSSLNDEGGRGVISLSCLYAAWIVSGMLTPAAIRLFTAKGTLMLAWIAHALYTAASFYPAWELLVPSSVLLGALSAPMWTSQGLYITACGYSFAKTAANSPYDVFSSFNGIFFTIYETSQIIGNMVSSLVIRNGVGNKSEEILFKFCGPQDCPADDNATNIEEPESWVIDILLAIYISCNLLGLVLTFIFITPLPRSDWSLKKSTKETVTSFFVTLKNLDILLLIPIFLFQGMQQALLYSEYTRAFVSCPIGIHMVGFVMAAHGATTPLVTWTFSRLVRLTGRYLLFLSAGGINLGVMLVMYFWTPDKHDQAAIFFLPIMWGVAEGIWFTQTSSVIAVHFAEEKEPAFAIYHTFRSVGLALTFSYSVFLCTSVKMLVGVATVCVALILYTVAELRLRWRTTHAQSKPVQKLAASTAATAVAFYNGALSVEGEKTEIPLRTLARSVSSFSRQNSEVSMSSVFSATDLAQPSSPTAVLPSQFRISTIASSTSSLMSSMAMMGRTRSSDGETASATSASTHGSRRHSSADDEMYF, encoded by the exons ATGCCGCTACTCAGACTCTTCCACTCGCCTCTGGCGCCGAAGATGGAAGGAGCGGAAAAAAGAACGGTGATTATGATCGCCATCGTCTTTCAGATCGTCTTCACGGGATATCG GGCCATCCAGAATCTTCAAAGCAGTCTTAACGATGAAGGAGGAAGAGGGGTGATCTCTCTGAGCTGCTTGTACGCTGCTTGGATCGTGTCCGGGATGCTCACCCCCGCAGCTATTCGCCTCTTCACTGCAAAAG GAACCTTGATGCTGGCGTGGATTGCACATGCGCTGTACACTGCTGCCTCCTTCTACCCGGCCTGGGAGCTGTTGGTGCCGTCCTCCGTGTTGCTGGGGGCTCTGTCTGCCCCCATGTGGACATCACAGGGGCTGTACATCACAGCCTGCGGTTACTCATTCGCCAAGACCGCTGCCAACTCGCCCTACGACGTCTTCAGCAGCTTTAACGGCATCTTCTTCACCATCTACGAGACATCGCAGATAATAG GAAACATGGTCTCTTCTCTCGTCATCCGCAATGGCGTGGGCAACAAGTCTGAAGAGATCCTGTTCAAGTTCTGCGGGCCCCAGGATTGTCCCGCTGACGACAACGCCACCAACATCGAGGAGCCTGAGAGCTGGGTTATCGATATTCTCCTCGCCATCTACATCTCCTGTAACCTCCTGGGCCTCGTCTTGaccttcatcttcatcactcCCCTCCCCCGGAGTGACTGGAGTCTGAAAAAGTCCACCAAGGAAACCGTCACCTCCTTTTTTGTGACTTTGAAGAACCTGGACATTCTCCTCCTCATCCCCATATTCCTGTTTCAGGGAATGCAGCAGGCTCTTCTCTACAGCGAGTACACCAGG GCCTTCGTAAGCTGTCCAATCGGTATCCACATGGTGGGTTTTGTGATGGCAGCCCACGGAGCCACCACCCCACTCGTCACCTGGACTTTCAGTCGACTGGTGAGACTAACGGGCAG GTATCTGCTGTTCCTGTCAGCCGGCGGTATCAACCTCGGTGTCATGCTGGTTATGTATTTCTGGACACCCGATAAACACGACCAAGCTGCTATCTTCTTCCTGCCCATCATGTGGGGGGTTGCAGAGGGGATATGGTTCACGCAGACCAGCT CTGTGATTGCAGTCCACTTCGCTGAGGAGAAGGAGCCAGCGTTCGCCATTTACCACACGTTCCGCTCTGTCGGTctggccttgaccttttcctaCAGTGTCTTCCTGTGCACGTCCGTGAAGATGCTGGTGGGCGTGGCGACCGTGTGCGTGGCCCTCATCCTGTACACTGTGGCCGAACTGCGCTTGCGTTGGCGgacgacgcatgcgcagtcaaaGCCTGTCCAGAAGCTGGCAGCATCCACGGCAGCCACAGCAGTGGCATTCTATAACGGTGCGCTGAGTGTAGAAGGAGAAAAAACGGAAATACCTTTACGTACCCTGGCCCGGTCAGTCAGCTCCTTCTCCAGGCAAAATTCAGAAGTGTCCATGTCTTCAGTGTTCTCTGCAACCGATCTCGCGCAGCCGTCTTCCCCGACCGCCGTGCTGCCCTCGCAGTTTCGTATTTCCACCATCGCCTCTTCCACGTCGTCGCTGATGTCCTCAATGGCGATGATGGGGAGGACTCGTAGCAGTGACGGGGAGACAGCAAGCGCAACTTCGGCCTCTACACACGGCAGCCGACGCCATTCATCGGCAGATGACGAAATGTATTTTTAG